One window from the genome of Deltaproteobacteria bacterium encodes:
- a CDS encoding AMP-binding protein: MPEETARAIRNGRLYTGYMAVMDEEGYVTIVDRHKDMIVTGGENVYSTEVENTLYLHPAVLECAVVGVPDEKWGEAVQAIVVLKPAAQATEEELIGFCKERIARYKAPKSIDFISALPKTGSGKIEKKTAGSVQTNCIIISGFFLDKFWSYIIAMKD; this comes from the coding sequence ATACCGGAGGAAACGGCGCGGGCGATCAGGAACGGCCGGCTTTATACGGGCTATATGGCCGTCATGGATGAAGAGGGTTATGTTACGATTGTGGACCGCCACAAGGATATGATCGTGACGGGCGGGGAGAACGTCTATTCCACCGAGGTGGAAAATACGCTGTACCTGCACCCGGCCGTGCTGGAGTGCGCCGTCGTGGGCGTCCCCGATGAGAAATGGGGAGAAGCGGTCCAGGCGATTGTGGTTCTGAAACCGGCCGCGCAGGCGACGGAGGAGGAGCTGATCGGATTCTGCAAGGAGCGCATCGCCAGGTATAAGGCGCCGAAGTCCATTGATTTTATCTCTGCCTTGCCCAAAACGGGATCGGGCAAGATTGAGAAAAAAACTGCGGGATCAGTACAGACCAATTGCATAATTATCTCAGGATTTTTTCTTGACAAGTTCTGGAGTTATATTATAGCCATGAAGGACTAG